A single genomic interval of Salinarchaeum sp. IM2453 harbors:
- the tsaA gene encoding tRNA (N6-threonylcarbamoyladenosine(37)-N6)-methyltransferase TrmO: MNNDTIAYKRIGTIHTPFQTPEDMPIQPVGNETASGEVRLDNEYTQGVTALSGFTHCILLYHFHQASTNTELSVTPFLDSTSKGVFATRAPQRPNRIGMSVVKIEEIVGSTIQVTNIDVLDETPLLDIKPYVPDFDCPSSVTAGWLEEKGRQAETTQSDERFTEPE, from the coding sequence ATGAACAACGACACTATCGCGTACAAGCGAATTGGAACAATCCACACACCATTTCAGACACCAGAAGATATGCCGATCCAGCCAGTCGGTAACGAAACAGCATCCGGAGAAGTTAGACTAGATAATGAATACACACAGGGAGTTACCGCGTTATCAGGATTCACACATTGCATCTTACTCTATCATTTCCACCAAGCAAGTACCAACACAGAATTATCAGTAACACCATTCCTCGACTCAACATCGAAGGGAGTCTTCGCAACGCGGGCACCACAACGTCCGAATCGCATTGGAATGTCCGTCGTCAAGATAGAGGAGATTGTTGGGAGCACAATACAGGTCACTAATATTGACGTGCTTGATGAAACACCGTTGTTGGATATCAAACCATATGTTCCTGATTTTGATTGTCCGAGCAGTGTGACAGCTGGATGGCTTGAAGAAAAAGGGAGGCAAGCAGAGACAACTCAGTCAGATGAACGGTTCACAGAGCCAGAATAG
- a CDS encoding dCTP deaminase yields the protein MTDITDHFTGTIHERTQINNGHLDLTVAEIYEIAEPGKVDFGGGELESAGIQTVGTKKKNKDDDYGWYSLEGGQYLLEYNEELISDATVTTQPRTELITRGAFHPTMEMDALSLVPLSTGGAGIDIKENARVSTVIDISREP from the coding sequence ATGACAGACATTACAGACCACTTTACAGGGACCATACATGAACGCACACAGATCAATAATGGGCATCTTGACTTAACAGTGGCAGAGATATACGAGATTGCAGAGCCTGGTAAAGTTGACTTTGGAGGGGGAGAGCTTGAGTCGGCCGGGATTCAGACAGTTGGAACAAAAAAGAAGAACAAAGATGATGACTATGGCTGGTACTCTCTAGAAGGAGGACAGTACCTCCTAGAGTATAATGAAGAGCTTATTTCTGATGCAACAGTGACAACCCAACCACGAACTGAGTTGATTACTCGTGGAGCATTTCATCCAACAATGGAGATGGACGCACTGTCTTTGGTACCACTGTCAACCGGAGGGGCCGGGATCGATATAAAGGAGAATGCTCGAGTATCAACAGTCATTGATATTAGCCGCGAACCGTAG